In the Phaseolus vulgaris cultivar G19833 chromosome 7, P. vulgaris v2.0, whole genome shotgun sequence genome, one interval contains:
- the LOC137828169 gene encoding uncharacterized protein: MSKYGLNLRPPKPKKPAPRPSLATPFGFNEDDDNDIEREIALQASKNKRLKEVEEQQKKALEEDPSVFDYDGVYDKMKAKETRPLTQDREERKPKYIENLLKKAKEREQYREIVYEKKIAKERSKDDHIYANKDKFVTEAYRKKLAERERQMELERLRELQEERDDVTKKKDFLLDFYSNLDKNVAYGAKDAQARKRENQAESRVAESHESESQTPNDHEKRNEADEVQHSLDNSTSPVESPTEKIGEQGEASNALDTKPNPETFPVEEKSSAEQPSASEPKPDHHKRSLDSLSAAKERFLARKKAKDQ, from the exons ATGAGCAAGTATGGTTTGAACCTTCGGCCACCCAAGCCAAAGAAACCGGCTCCAAGGCCCTCCCTTGCCACCCCTTTTGGCTTTAATGAAGATGACGATAACGACATTGAGAGAGAAATTGCTCTTCAAGCTAGCAAGAATAAACGTCTCAAGGAA GTTGAGGAGCAGCAAAAGAAAGCCTTGGAGGAAGATCCATCCGTGTTTGATTATGATGGAGTCTATGACAAAATGAAAGCGAAGGAAACTCGTCCTTTGACCCAAGATCGTGAAGAGAGAAAG CCAAAATATATCGAAAATCTGCTTAAAAAGGCAAAAGAGCGAGAGCAGTATCGTGAGATTGTTTATGAGAAAAAGATTGCCAAAGAGAGAAGCAAAGACGACCATATCTATGCTAACAAAGACAAATTTGTTACAGAAGCATATAGAAAGAAGCTTGCCGAACGAGAGAGACAAATGGAGCTAGAACGTTTGCGTGAACTTCAAGAGGAAAGAGATGAT GTTACCAAGAAGAAGGATTTTTTGCTTGATTTTTATTCAAACCTTGATAAAAATGTTGCTTATGGAGCAAAAGATGCCCAAGCGAGGAAACGTGAGAATCAGGCTGAGAGTAGAGTTGCAGAGAGCCATGAGAGTGAGAGCCAAACACCAAATGACCATGAAAAACGTAATGAGGCAGATGAAGTGCAGCATTCATTGGACAACTCAACTTCACCAGTGGAGTCCCCTACAGAAAAGATTGGGGAACAGGGTGAGGCTTCTAATGCATTGGATACGAAACCAAATCCTGAGACTTTTCCTGTGGAAGAAAAGAGTTCAGCTGAACAGCCATCAGCTTCTGAACCGAAGCCCGATCATCACAAAAGAAGTCTGGATTCTCTGTCTGCAGCAAAAGAACGTTTCCTGGCGCGTAAGAAAGCAAAGGATCAATGA